DNA from Roseomonas gilardii subsp. gilardii:
GGCAGCTCGACGAAGCCGCCGAGATAGCTCGTCTGCCCGAAGGAGGGCGAGAGGAAGCCCGAGGAGCGCGGCGCCGAGGGATCGGGCATGGAGAGATAGGGCGAGTAGAAGACCGGCCAGCCATCGAGGCGCACCTGCGCGTCGCGGAAGCGGATGCGCTGCGCTTCCTCGTCACGGGTGGCGAGGCGGGACTGGATCTGCCAGAGCGGCGGGCGCGTCGGGTCCTCGGCGCAGAGGTTGCAGGCCGAATAGACCGGCCGTGCCATGTCGGTGATGGCGCCGCCGGGGCGGTCGGTGCGGCGGGCGCCATTGGCCACCAGCTTGCCGTTCTGGGCGAGCAGGGCGCTCATCCCCTCCAGCACGCCGTCCTTCATGTTGCCCGTCAGCTCGGCGCGGTCGGCGAAGAGCACCTGCCCGTCCGGCTGGAGGAGCTGGACATTGCCTTCCGCCGTGGCGACGCCGGTGTCGCGGTTGTAGGTGAACTTGTCGGCGCGCAGGATCTGCTCGTTCTGCCAGGCCTCGACATGGCCGGTGGCGGTCACGATCTTGCTGTTGTCGTCGTAGTCCACCTGGTCGGCGGTGAAGGTGACCGGGGCGTTGCGGTCGGCCGGGCTGCCCACCAGGCCGCCGAAGGCGGCGCTGGGGCCCGGCCGGGCCGGCGCGGCGGCGCCGGAGTGCGTTCCGGCCGGTGCCCCCGTCGTCTGGGTTCCCGTCGGCGTACCGGTTGGCGTCGTGGTACCGCCTGTGCCGCTTTCCTGGGCTCCCAGGGGCCCGGCCGCGAGAAGCAGGCAGAGGGCCGTGCCGCCCAGCAGGGACGGGCGCAACGCCATCCCGCGCGGCCGGGCGGCGACCCGGAGTGCGGCGGGGCGGGAAGCCCCCGGAATGTCCCTTGGGATGTTCCGTGGGATGCTTCCTGGGACGATGCCTGTCGGCGCATCAGCCGTCCTCCAGATGCAGCAAAAGGGTCAGGGCCAGCAGCAGGCCGGCCAGGGCGGGTGCCCAGGCGGCCAGGACGACGGGAAGGGTGCCGGTCTCGCCGAACTCCCCCGCCACCCGGTCCAGAACGAAGAGGGAGAAGCCGGCCGCCACGCCGAGGCCCAGCATCTGCGCCACGCCGCCGCGCCGGGCCTGGCGCATGGAGAAGCCGGCCGAGAGCAGCGCCATGGCCAGGCTCAGCACCGGCAGGGCCAGCAGGGACTGGTAGTGCAGGCGGTGCCGGACCGCCGAGAAACCGGCCGATTCCAGCACCCCGATGAAGTCCGGCAGTGCCCAGAAGGAGAGAGTGTCGGGGCTGGCGAAGCTGTCCTCGATCCGGGCGGGCGTCAGGTCGGTGGGCAGGGTGATCCGTCCGGGCTCGGAGGCGCGGCGGTCCTGCCCGAAGGTCACGGCGTCCTCCAGCACCCATTCGCCGACGCCGCCATGGCTCTGCAGCTCCGCATGCGGCGCCTCGACGCGGGCCAGCGGCCTGTCGTCGCCGGACAGGCGCCAGACGCTGACGTCGTCGAGCTTCAGGGCGGCACGCTCGATCCGGTTGCTGTTCACCGCCGGCCGCCCGGCCAGGATGGCGACGCCCTGCGGCTCGATGGTCCGGTCCGCCTGCCGCAGCCAGAGCCGGCCGCCGGCCAGGGCGGTGATGCCGGAGGCGTTGCGCAGGTAGATGCCGTCCAGCCGCTCCGCCCGGGCCAGCATGGCCGAGGAGAGCGGCGAGATGCCGGTGGTGGCGACGATGCCGATCAGCAGGGCCACCGCCGCGGGGCCGGTCAGGAAGCCCCAGGCCGAGATGCCGGCGGCACGGGCCACCACCAGCTCCGAGGAGCGGGACAGGCGCCAGAAGGCGACGATGCCGCCCAGCAGCACGGCGAAGGGTAGGATCTGCATGGCCATGAAGGGCAGGCGCAGCCCGCCGATCGTGGCCACGATGCCGAAGCTGGCCTCCGCCCGGGTGGCGGCGCGCCGCAGCAGCTCGATGAAGTCGAACAGCGAGACCAGCCCGGTGAGCGCCAGCAGCATGGCCAGGACCATGCCGGTGAAGCGCCGGGCCACATAGAGGGTGAAGGTGAGGGGCAGGCTCATGCGGCGGCGAGCCGCCGGCGGCGCGGCCAGCCGGGCATGCCCGACAGGACCCAGGCGGAGATCAGGCCGGGGCCCACCGCGTGCAGCCAGATCAGCGGCACCAGGGCGTTGTTGCGGGCGGCGAGGTTGCCCACGGCGAGTCCCAGCGCCAGCAGCCCGACCACGGTGCCGACCCCGACGCCGATGGCGAAACCGCCGCCGTGGCGGCGGAAGCCGCTGGCCAGGGCGGTGGCCAGGCCGACCAGGGCGAAGGAGAGGGTCGTCAGGGGATTCGAGAGGCGCTGGTGCGCCTCGGCGTAGAATTTGCGGATGTCGCGCTCCGGCAGGTTCTCGGCGGGGTCGGGGTGCAACAGCTCGCTCACCGAACGTTCCCGCGAATCGCGGTTGCGGGAATCATCGTCGCTCCGGCCGGTGCGGGCCAGATCCACGCTGTTCTCGCCGAAGGTCAGCACCGCGAGGCGCAGGGTCGGCGGCGTGCCGGGCGGGCTGCCGGCGGGCGGGGCCACGCGCTCGACCTGCTGGCGCTGGCCGTTGAGCAGGATCACCCGCGGGCCGCTCGGGGTCTGGGTGATGCGCCCTTCCTCCGCCAGGATGGTCACCGGGGCGCCGGCGTCACGGCTGTCCTGCACCAGGATGCCACGGAGCGTGCCGTCGCGCTGCCGCAGCCGGGCATAGACGGTGAGATCGTCGCCGACGCTGCTGAAGACCCCTTCCTGCACCAGGATGGCGGCCATCTGGTTGCGGATCTCGAACTGCCAGGTGCGGAAGGCGGTGTGGCTCATCGGCACCAGCCAGAGCTGCAGCATGAAGCACAGGCCGGTGGCGATCACCGCCAGGTACAGGGCGGGGCGGGAAAGCTGCCACTGCGACAGGCCGGCCGCGCGCATCACCACCAGCTCCCGGTCCGTGGACAGGCGCACATAGGTGAAGAGCGTCACCACGAAGGTCGCGATGGGCAGGATCACGGCGAAGAAGGAGGGCATCAGCAGCCCGGTGAGTTCCAGGAAGACGGCAAAGGACAGGCCCCGGTCGAGCACCAGCTCGATGAAGCGGAGGCTCTGGGTCAGCCAGATGAGCAGCGCCAGCCCCACCGTGACCGCGATGAGGGCGACGGCGAGCTGGCGGAAGATGTAACGATCCAGCCGTGACATGGCGGGGGCAACCTATCCAGCCGAGGGGGCGCCGGCAAATCGGCGCCCCGGAACCGCCAGCCTCTACAGCCTTTCCGTGGCCTTTCCGAGACTTGTCGTGGCTTCTTCGCGAGGCCCGGAAACCCGCTGTTGCAAACAGGTGCCGGAGCCGGGGGTGGCCGGGGTCAGCCGGGGAAGACCTTGCCGGGGTTCATCAGCCCCTTCGGGTCCAGCGCCGCCTTGATCCGGCGCATCGCCTCGTACTCCGCGCCGCCGCGCCAATCGGCCAGCATGTCGGTCTTGAGCCGCCCGACCCCGTGCTCGGCCGAGAAGGAGCCGTCCAGGTCGCGGACCACGGCGTTCACCGCCTCCATCAGGTCATGGGCCCGGGCCAGGAAGGCGGCGGCGTCCATGCCCTCGGGCTGGACCACGTTCATGTGGATGTTGCCGTCGCCCATATGGCCGAAGGGCACCGGGCGGCAGCCGGGCACCAGGGCCTGCATGGCCTCGGCCGAGCGGCGGATCATCTCCGGCACCCGGGAAACGGGGACGGAGACATCATTCTTCACATTTCCGCCGGCGCGCTTCTGGGCCTCGGCATGCTCCTCCCGCAGCCGCCAGAGGTTGGCGGCCTGGGCCTCGCTTTCCGGCAGGGCGGCGTCGAGCACCTCGCCGGCCTCCAGCGCCTCCTCCAGCACCGCCTCCATCAGCCCGCGCAGGTCTGCATCGGGGCGGGAGGAGGCGAGGTCCACCAGCACATAGTGATCGGCGCGTTCGGCCAGAGGCAGGGTCGCGCCCTCGATCAGGCCCGTCACGAAATCCATCCCGGCGCCGGACATGTATTCGAAGGAGCGGACGCTGCTCTCGTCCCGGTCGCGGAAGCGGCGGAACAGGGCCAGGGCCGCGTCCTCGTCCGTCATGGCGCAGAGGGCCAGGGCGGTGGTGCGGGGGCGGGGGAAGAGGCGCAGCACCGCGGCGGTGATGATGCCCAGCGTGCCCTCGGAGCCGGCGAAGAGCTGGCGCAGGGCGAAGCCGGTGTTGTCCTTGCGCAGCCGCCGCAGCCCCTCGACCACGCTGCCGTCGGGCAGGACGACCTCGATGCCCATCAGCAGGTCCCGGGCATTGCCGTAGCGCACCGTGTTGTTGCCGCCGGCATTGGTGGCCAGCACGCCGCCGATGGTGGCCGAGCCCTCAGCGCTGAGGGAAAGGGGGAAGAGGCAGCCCGCCTCGGTGGCCGCGTCCTGGGCGTTCTTCAGGATCACCCCGGCCTCGGCGACCATGGTCATGTCCACCGGGTCGATGTCGCGGATGCGGTTCATCCGGGCCAGGGAAAGCACCACCTGCCGCCCGCTCTCATCTGGCATGGCGCCGCCGACCATGGAGGTGTTGCCCCCCTGGGGCACCACGGCCACGCCCGCCGCGCTCAGCAGCCGCATCGCCGCCGCGAGTTCCGCCGTGCTGGCCGGGCGCAGCAGGGCGGGCGAGGCGCCGTGATAGAGGCCGCGCCAGTCGGACAGGAAGGGCGCCATGTCCGCCGGGTCCGTGATGAGCCCGCGCGGGCCCAGCAGGGTGGAG
Protein-coding regions in this window:
- the lptG gene encoding LPS export ABC transporter permease LptG: MSLPLTFTLYVARRFTGMVLAMLLALTGLVSLFDFIELLRRAATRAEASFGIVATIGGLRLPFMAMQILPFAVLLGGIVAFWRLSRSSELVVARAAGISAWGFLTGPAAVALLIGIVATTGISPLSSAMLARAERLDGIYLRNASGITALAGGRLWLRQADRTIEPQGVAILAGRPAVNSNRIERAALKLDDVSVWRLSGDDRPLARVEAPHAELQSHGGVGEWVLEDAVTFGQDRRASEPGRITLPTDLTPARIEDSFASPDTLSFWALPDFIGVLESAGFSAVRHRLHYQSLLALPVLSLAMALLSAGFSMRQARRGGVAQMLGLGVAAGFSLFVLDRVAGEFGETGTLPVVLAAWAPALAGLLLALTLLLHLEDG
- the lptF gene encoding LPS export ABC transporter permease LptF, which translates into the protein MSRLDRYIFRQLAVALIAVTVGLALLIWLTQSLRFIELVLDRGLSFAVFLELTGLLMPSFFAVILPIATFVVTLFTYVRLSTDRELVVMRAAGLSQWQLSRPALYLAVIATGLCFMLQLWLVPMSHTAFRTWQFEIRNQMAAILVQEGVFSSVGDDLTVYARLRQRDGTLRGILVQDSRDAGAPVTILAEEGRITQTPSGPRVILLNGQRQQVERVAPPAGSPPGTPPTLRLAVLTFGENSVDLARTGRSDDDSRNRDSRERSVSELLHPDPAENLPERDIRKFYAEAHQRLSNPLTTLSFALVGLATALASGFRRHGGGFAIGVGVGTVVGLLALGLAVGNLAARNNALVPLIWLHAVGPGLISAWVLSGMPGWPRRRRLAAA
- a CDS encoding FAD-binding oxidoreductase, whose translation is MTDATATPRANTAPTALPPALLDALSTLLGPRGLITDPADMAPFLSDWRGLYHGASPALLRPASTAELAAAMRLLSAAGVAVVPQGGNTSMVGGAMPDESGRQVVLSLARMNRIRDIDPVDMTMVAEAGVILKNAQDAATEAGCLFPLSLSAEGSATIGGVLATNAGGNNTVRYGNARDLLMGIEVVLPDGSVVEGLRRLRKDNTGFALRQLFAGSEGTLGIITAAVLRLFPRPRTTALALCAMTDEDAALALFRRFRDRDESSVRSFEYMSGAGMDFVTGLIEGATLPLAERADHYVLVDLASSRPDADLRGLMEAVLEEALEAGEVLDAALPESEAQAANLWRLREEHAEAQKRAGGNVKNDVSVPVSRVPEMIRRSAEAMQALVPGCRPVPFGHMGDGNIHMNVVQPEGMDAAAFLARAHDLMEAVNAVVRDLDGSFSAEHGVGRLKTDMLADWRGGAEYEAMRRIKAALDPKGLMNPGKVFPG